In Vigna angularis cultivar LongXiaoDou No.4 chromosome 8, ASM1680809v1, whole genome shotgun sequence, one DNA window encodes the following:
- the LOC108345712 gene encoding protein argonaute 1 codes for MGRKKRTEGPSGGESSEAQRPAERSAPPQQQAAAPVGTGPQGGRTWGPQGGRGGYGGGRGRGMPQQQYGIPQQQYGAPADYQGRGRGGSSQQGGRGGYGGGRSGGVGGGGRGIGPSYGGSSRPPVPELHQATSVQSYQTGVSPQPTSSEASSSLPPEPVDLEPSVGQMVISEATPTPPPQSKSSMRFPLRPGKGSYGIKCIVKANHFFAELPNKDLHQYDVTITPEVTSRGVNRAVMEQLVRLYRESHLGKRLPAYDGRKSLYTAGPLPFISKEFRITLIDDDEGAAGGQRRDREFKVVIKLAARADLHHLGLFLQGRQTDAPQEALQVLDIVLRELPTTRYCPVGRSFYSPDLGRRQPLGEGLESWRGFYQSIRPTQMGLSLNIDMSSTAFIEPLPVIDFVTQLLNRDVSARPLSDADRVKIKKALRGIKVEVTHRGNMRRKYRISGLTSQATRELTFPVDERGTMKSVVEYFYETYGFVIQHTQWPCLQVGNTQRPNYLPMEVCKIVEGQRYSKRLNERQITALLKVTCQRPVERERDIMQTVYHNAYHEDPYAQEFGIKISEKLAQVEARILPAPWLKYHDTGREKDCLPQVGQWNMMNKKMVNGGTVNHWFCINFSRSVQDSVARGFCYELAQMCYISGMAFNPEPVVPPVSARPDQVEKVLKTRYHDAKNKLQGRELDLLIVILPDNNGSLYGDLKRICETDLGLVSQCCLTKHVFKMSKQYLANVALKINVKVGGRNTVLVDALSRRIPLVGDRPTIIFGADVTHPHPGEDSSPSIAAVVASQDYPEITKYAGLVCAQAHRQELIQDLFKQWQDPVRGTVTGGMIKELLISFRRATGQKPQRIIFYRDGVSEGQFYQVLLFELDAIRKACASLEPNYQPPVTFVVVQKRHHTRLFASNHHDKSSVDRSGNILPGTVVDSKICHPTEFDFYLCSHAGIQGTSRPAHYHVLWDENNFTADALQTLTNNLCYTYARCTRSVSIVPPAYYAHLAAFRARFYMEPETSDSGSMTSGAVAGRGMGGGIGRSTRAPGANAAVRPLPALKENVKRVMFYC; via the exons ATGGGTAGAAAGAAAAGAACTGAAGGACCTAGTGGGGGCGAAAGCTCTGAGGCTCAACGCCCTGCTGAAAGAAGTGCACCGCCCCAACAACAGGCTGCTGCCCCTGTTGGGACTGGACCCCAAGGAGGTAGAACCTGGGGTCCCCAAGGAGGGCGAGGAGGTTATGGTGGAGGCCGTGGCCGTGGGATGCCTCAGCAACAATATGGCATCCCCCAACAGCAATATGGCGCTCCAGCTGATTATCAAGGTAGGGGAAGAGGAGGGTCTTCTCAGCAAGGAGGCCGTGGGGGATATGGTGGTGGCCGCAGTGGTGGTGTCGGCGGTGGTGGCCGAGGAATAGGTCCTTCATATGGTGGCTCTTCTAGGCCACCAGTACCCGAGCTGCACCAAGCAACCTCAGTTCAATCATATCAAACTGGGGTGAGTCCTCAGCCTACATCATCTGAGGCGAGTTCTTCCCTGCCGCCTGAACCGGTGGATTTGGAGCCATCGGTGGGGCAGATGGTGATTTCTGAAGCTACTCCTACCCCTCCTCCTCAAAGTAAATCATCCATGAGGTTTCCCCTTCGACCTGGGAAGGGTAGCTATGGCATAAAATGCATTGTTAAGGCTAATCATTTCTTTGCGGAGTTACCTAACAAAGATCTTCATCAATATGAC GTAACCATTACTCCAGAAGTGACGTCTAGAGGTGTGAACCGTGCTGTTATGGAGCAATTGGTCAGGCTTTATCGGGAATCTCACTTGGGCAAGAGGCTTCCTGCCTATGATGGACGCAAAAGCCTCTATACTGCTGGGCCCTTGCCATTTATTTCAAAGGAGTTTAGAATTACTCttattgatgatgatgaaggagCAGCAGGAGGACAGAG gAGGGACCGAGAGTTCAAGGTGGTGATTAAGTTGGCTGCACGGGCAGACCTTCACCATTTAGGGCTGTTTTTACAAGGAAGGCAGACTGATGCTCCACAAGAGGCTTTGCAGGTCCTTGACATTGTACTGCGTGAACTCCCTACTACAAG GTATTGTCCTGTAGGAAGATCATTTTATTCACCCGATCTGGGAAGAAGACAACCTTTAGGTGAGGGATTGGAGAGCTGGCGTGGTTTCTACCAGAGTATTCGTCCAACTCAGATGGGGTTGTCACTGAATATTG ATATGTCCTCCACTGCTTTTATTGAGCCACTGCCAGTTATAGATTTTGTTACCCAATTGCTGAATAGAGATGTTTCTGCTCGACCTCTGTCTGATGCTGATCGAGTGAAG ATAAAGAAAGCTCTCCGAGGGATCAAAGTTGAAGTGACACACAGAGGGAATATGAGAAGAAAATACCGAATTTCTGGCCTGACTTCTCAGGCAACAAGAGAGTTGAC GTTCCCTGTAGATGAAAGAGGAACTATGAAATCTGTTGTGGAGTACTTCTATGAGACATATGGGTTTGTCATTCAGCATACTCAGTGGCCTTGTCTGCAAGTTGGGAATACACAAAGGCCAAACTATTTGCCAATGGAG GTATGCAAGATTGTGGAAGGGCAGAGATATTCTAAGAGGTTGAATGAGAGACAGATCACTGCTCTTCTGAAAGTTACATGCCAGCGTCCTGTTGAGAGGGAGCGTGATATCATGCAG ACTGTATATCACAATGCATACCATGAAGATCCTTATGCCCAAGAGTTTGGAATCAAAATTAGTGAGAAGCTCGCTCAAGTTGAAGCACGCATCCTACCTGCACCCTGG CTCAAATATCATGATACAGGTAGAGAGAAGGATTGTCTTCCTCAAGTTGGGCAGTGGAATATGATGAATAAG AAAATGGTTAATGGGGGTACTGTTAACCATTGGTTCTGCATCAATTTTTCAAGGAGTGTTCAGGATAGCGTTGCCCGTGGCTTTTGCTATGAACTTGCTCAGATGTGCTATATATCTGGAATG GCATTTAATCCGGAGCCAGTTGTCCCACCAGTCAGCGCTCGCCCGGATCAGGTGGAGAAAGTTCTAAAAACCCGTTATCATGATGCAAAGAATAAGCTTCAGGGAAGGGAGCTTGATTTGCTCATTGTTATTTTACCTGACAATAATGGATCTCTTTATG GTGATCTCAAACGTATATGTGAGACAGATCTTGGACTAGTTTCACAATGTTGTTTGACTAAGCATGTCTTTAAAATGAGCAAGCAATACCTTGCAAATGTGGCATTGAAAATTAATGTCAAAGTGGGAGGGAGAAACACTGTACTTGTTGATGCACTTTCACGGCGCATCCCCTTGGTTGGAGACAGACCAACTATTATTTTTGGAGCTGATGTGACTCATCCACATCCTGGAGAGGATTCAAGCCCATCAATTGCAGCT GTTGTGGCTTCCCAAGATTATCCTGAAATTACAAAGTATGCTGGTTTAGTCTGCGCCCAAGCTCATAGACAGGAACTCATTCAGGACCTTTTCAAACAATGGCAAGATCCAGTCAGAGGAACAGTGACTGGTGGAATGATCAA AGAACTTCTTATATCTTTTAGGAGGGCTACGGGACAGAAGCCACAACGCATTATATTTTACAG GGATGGTGTCAGTGAAGGTCAATTTTACCAAGTTCTACTGTTTGAACTTGATGCTATTCGAAAG GCATGTGCATCCCTTGAACCCAACTATCAACCTCCTGTTACATTTGTTGTGGTTCAAAAGCGTCATCACACGAGGCTCTTTGCTAGCAACCATCATGACAAGAGTTCTGTTGACAGGAGTGGCAACATATTGCCTG GCACAGTTGTCGATTCCAAAATCTGTCATCCAACAGAATTTGACTTTTATCTTTGTAGCCATGCTGGAATACAG GGTACAAGCCGTCCTGCTCACTATCACGTGTTGTGGGATGAAAACAATTTTACTGCAGATGCTTTGCAAACTCTTACTAACAACCTTTGCTACAC aTATGCTAGATGCACACGATCTGTTTCAATTG TGCCTCCTGCATATTATGCCCACTTGGCTGCTTTCCGAGCAAGATTTTACATGGAACCAGAGACGTCCGATAGTGGGTCCATGACGAGTGGTGCAGTTGCTGGCCGTGGAATGGGTGGCGGTATTGGTCGAAGCACCCGAGCACCTGGAGCTAATGCTGCTGTGAGACCACTACCTGCTCTGAAGGAGAATGTGAAGAGGGTTATGTTTTATTGTTAA
- the LOC108344029 gene encoding inorganic pyrophosphatase 1-like, translating into MALGTLPIPGCGATAYSIFSLFLSILSPCTLAEPFPCLSIFSISGRLRRAKMGGSVAVVFDFDRTIIDHDSDRWIITGLGLTHLFNQLRQTMPWTSLMDRIMEELHSNGITVDHIAECLKRTPLHPNIVSAIKSAHALGCDLRIISDANMFSIRTILEHHGLLGCFSQINTKDLDLKRPLNRDLEGES; encoded by the exons ATGGCTTTGGGAACACTACCAATCCCCGGATGTGGAGCAACAGCATATTCCATTTTCTCCCTCTTTCTTTCAATACTATCACCTTGCACTCTAGCAGAACCATTCCCTTGCTTATCAATTTTTTCAATCAGTGGTAGATTGAGAAGGGCTAAAATGGGCGGAAGCGTGGCGGTGGTTTTCGACTTCGATCGAACCATAATCGACCATGACAGTGACAGATGGATCATCACGGGGTTGGGTCTCACCCACCTATTCAACCAACTTAGGCAAACCATGCCTTGGACCTCTCTCATG GATAGGATCATGGAGGAGCTCCACTCGAACGGAATCACTGTCGATCACATTGCAGAATGCCTTAAAAGAACCCCCTTGCATCCCAACATTGTTTCAGCCATCAAATCTGCACACGCTCTTGG GTGCGACTTGAGGATAATCAGTGACGCAAATATGTTTTCCATTCGGACCATTCTGGAACACCATGGTTTATTAGGTTGCTTTTCACAGATTAATACAAAAGATCTGGACTTGAAAAGACCACTAAACAGGGATCTGGAGGGAGAATCCTGA